A genomic segment from Amia ocellicauda isolate fAmiCal2 chromosome 13, fAmiCal2.hap1, whole genome shotgun sequence encodes:
- the mogs gene encoding mannosyl-oligosaccharide glucosidase, whose amino-acid sequence MGRQQHRKRVLTNNSKDGSDTIPNRKEEKKKDIANSIFLHKEKKKKLNVGQLFINISIGLCIFSLIWFFYALYMRSYLAKRIITPHPSDKILHPNSTSAAVSPERFWGSYRPQVYFGMKTRSPKSIVTGLMWMRQDGGGDVNLRHTCEQGDRLQSYGWLMHDGVSFGIQEIRDTDFTLTTEFVKRTGGEHGGDWTWRVTAKQQSSTPQAPMISLLFYVATDSQGSLQAHVEEKNRLGSVTGFSEELGHFKLTFRKPAAGETAGAKYASYNHLKTVSPGLDKLTDIVKNSLDGRFIYNPPSGEKRYYIAVDTYKPPSLQQQQRGETKKEGDFAVHQVTVQTPFQMEVLFESGSFRDRPNQLVGEVMTKELEKRKSAFEVKFEETFGLQRQGYAPALIKFGKAALSNMLGGMGYFYGQSVVQSVYNEYPLAYPEGPLFTAVPSRSFFPRGFLWDEGFHQLLISKWDPQITRESLAHWLDLMNVEGWIPREQILDDEARSKVPAEFIVQRNENANPPTLFLALQKLLERVSGVSEADGQAQEHTNAFLRRLFPRLQTWFEWYNTTQAGPLPNSYRWRGRDKDTNLFLNPKTLTSGLDDYPRASHPSQDERHVDLYCWMALASGIMADVAKLLGEPHQEYERIYQVLSDNSLLSELHWSEQLKAFSDYGNHTQAVVLQREKVYVPPGQPRHQFPVARLVRSVRKAPKLQYVNALGYVNLFPFLLQILTPDSPKLEHILKDMRDEQKLWTPYGLRSLSKSDPLYMKRNTEHDAPYWRGPIWININYLAIRALHYYANSKGPYREKAAALYQDLRKNIIENVNRQYMETGYIWEQYSDITGRGQGSHPFTGWSALSLLIMAEQY is encoded by the exons ATGGGTAGACAACAGCATAGAAAGAGGGTGCTTACTAACAACAGCAAAGATGGGAGTGACACGATCCCCAACAgaaaggaggagaagaaaaaggaCATTGCCAACTCAATCTTCCTTCacaaggagaaaaagaaaaaactaaatgtggGACAGCTCTTTATCAACATTTCCATCGGGCTGTGCATCTTCAGCTTGATATGGTTCTTCTACGCCCTCTACATGCGCTCATACCTGGCCAAGCGGATCATCACCCCTCACCCCTCTGACAAAATCCTCCATCCCAATAGCACCAGTGCCGCTGTGTCTCCTGAAAGGTTCTGGGGCTCCTACAGGCCTCAGGTGTATTTTGGAATGAAAACAAGGAGCCCCAAGTCAATTGTGACCG GGCTAATGTGGATGCGTCAGGATGGTGGGGGGGACGTGAACCTGCGGCACACCTGTGAACAGGGCGACCGGCTGCAGAGCTACGGCTGGCTGATGCACGATGGAGTGAGCTTCGGCATCCAGGAGATCAGAGACACCGATTTCACCCTGACCACAGAGTTCGTCAAGAGGACGGGAGGAGAGCATGGGGGAGACTGGACCTGGAGGGTGACAGCCAAGCAGCAG AGCTCGACGCCCCAGGCTCCAATGATCTCCCTGCTGTTCTATGTGGCGACGGACTCTCAGGGCTCTCTGCAGGCCCATGTTGAGGAGAAGAACCGCCTGGGCTCTGTCACAGGCTTCTCCGAAGAGTTGGGACACTTCAAACTCACTTTCCGCAAGCCTGCAGCTGGAGAGACCGCGGGTGCCAAGTACGCTAG CTATAATCACCTGAAGACTGTCAGCCCAGGATTGGATAAGCTGACAGACATTGTGAAAAATAGCCTGGATGGAAGGTTTATCTACAATCCCCCATCTGGTGAGAAGCGGTACTACATCGCAGTGGATACGTACAAGCCCCCCTCCCTTCAACAGCAGCAGCGTGGTGAGACCAAGAAGGAGGGCGATTTCGCAGTGCACCAGGTGACTGTCCAGACGCCCTTCCAGATGGAGGTGCTGTTCGAGTCGGGCAGCTTCCGGGACCGGCCCAACCAGCTGGTGGGGGAGGTAATGACAAAGGAGCTGGAGAAAAGGAAGTCTGCTTTTGAAGTGAAGTTTGAGGAGACCTTTGGCCTCCAAAGACAAGGATACGCCCCGGCTCTGATTAAGTTTGGCAAAGCAGCCCTGAGCAACATGCTGGGCGGGATGGGCTACTTCTACGGTCAGTCAGTCGTTCAGTCGGTGTATAATGAGTACCCACTAGCTTACCCTGAAGGCCCCTTGTTTACTGCAGTCCCGTCCCGCTCCTTCTTCCCTAGGGGCTTCCTCTGGGATGAGGGCTTCCATCAGCTTCTCATCAGCAAGTGGGACCCCCAGATCACCAGGGAGTCACTGGCCCACTGGCTGGACCTGATGAACGTGGAGGGCTGGATTCCCCGGGAGCAGATTCTGGATGACGAGGCTCGCAGCAAAGTGCCAGCCGAGTTCATTGTGCAAAGGAACGAGAACGCCAACCCGCCCACGCTTTTCCTCGCCCTGCAGAAGCTGCTGGAGAGGGTCTCCGGCGTTTCGGAAGCAGATGGACAGGCACAGGAGCACACCAACGCCTTCCTCAGGCGGCTGTTCCCCAGACTCCAGACCTGGTTTGAGTGGTACAACACAACTCAAGCTGGGCCCCTCCCCAACTCCTACCGCTGGAGGGGCCGGGACAAGGACACCAACCTTTTCCTGAACCCCAAGACCCTCACCTCCGGCCTGGATGACTACCCCAGGGCCTCGCACCCGTCCCAGGATGAGAGGCATGTGGACCTGTATTGCTGGATGGCCCTGGCTTCTGGAATCATGGCTGACGTGGCCAAACTTCTTGGAGAGCCCCACCAAGAGTATGAAAGGATTTACCAGGTTCTGAGCGACAACTCCCTGCTTAGTGAGCTGCACTGGTCCGAGCAGCTCAAGGCTTTCTCCGACTATGGGAACCATACCCAAGCGGTGGTCCTCCAGAGGGAGAAGGTGTACGTGCCACCCGGACAGCCCAGGCACCAGTTCCCCGTGGCCAGGCTGGTACGCTCTGTCCGCAAGGCCCCCAAGCTCCAGTACGTCAATGCCTTGGGCTACGTGAACCTCTTCCCCTTCCTGCTGCAGATCCTGACGCCTGACTCGCCCAAGCTGGAGCACATCCTCAAGGACATGAGGGACGAACAGAAGCTGTGGACCCCATATGGCCTGCGATCCCTGTCCAAGTCTGACCCCCTCTACATGAAACGTAATACTGAACACGATGCCCCTTACTGGCGGGGCCCCATATGGATCAACATTAACTACCTGGCCATCCGAGCCCTGCACTACTACGCAAACTCCAAGGGGCCATATCGGGAAAAGGCAGCTGCTCTGTACCAGGACTTGAGGAAGAATATTATAGAGAATGTTAACAGGCAATACATGGAAACGGGCTATATCTGGGAACAGTACAGTGACATCACAGGACGGGGTCAAGGAAGCCATCCTTTCACTGGTTGGTCTGCTCTGTCTTTGTTAATTATGGCCGAGCAGTACTGA
- the LOC136766369 gene encoding mannosyl-oligosaccharide glucosidase, which translates to MGKKMGKRKRVDSNHSKDGSDTIPNRKEEKKKDIANSTSNHKKKKKKLTVDQLFIYISIGLCIFFICLWFIYTFYMRSYLAKRIVTPHPSDKILHPNSTSAAVSPDRFWGSYRPQVYFGMKTRSPKSIVTGLMWMRQDGGGDVNLRHTCEQGDRLQSYGWLMHDGVSFGIQEIRDTDFTLTTEFVKRTGGEHGGDWTWRVTAKQQSSTPQAPVISLLFYVATDSQGSLQAHVGEKNHLGSVTGFSEELGHFKLTFRKPAAGETAGAKYASYNHLKTVSPGLDKLTDIVKNSLDGRFIYNPPSGEKRYYIAVDTYKPPSLQQQQRGETKKEGDFAVHQVTVQTPFQMEVLFESGSFRDRPNQLVGEVMTEELEKRKSAFEVKFEETFGLQRQGYAPALIKFGKAALSNMLGGMGYFYGQSVVQSVYNEYPLAYPEGPLFTAVPSRSFFPRGFLWDEGFHQLLISKWDPQITRESLAHWLDLMNVEGWIPREQILDDEARSKVPAEFIVQRNENANPPTLFLALQKLLERVSGVSEADGQAQEHTNAFLRRLFPRLQTWFEWYNTTQAGPLPNSYRWRGRDKDTNLFLNPKTLTSGLDDYPRASHPSQDERHVDLYCWMALASGIMADVAKLLGEPHQEYERIYQVLSDNSLLSELHWSEQLKAFSDYGNHTQAVVLQREKVYVPPGQPRHQFPVARLVRSVRKAPKLQYVNALGYVNLFPFLLQILTPDSPKLEHILKDMRDEQKLWTPYGLRSLSKSDPLYMKRNTEHDAPYWRGPIWININYLAIRALHYYANSKGPYREKAAALYQDLRKNIIENVNRQYMETGYIWEQYSDITGRGQGSHPFTGWSALSLLIMAEQY; encoded by the exons ATGGGTAAGAAAATGGGCAAGAGAAAgcgggtggattcgaaccacagCAAAGATGGGAGTGACACGATCCCCAACAgaaaggaggagaagaaaaaagacaTTGCCAACTCAACCTCCAatcacaagaagaagaagaaaaaactcaCTGTGGACCAGCTCTTCATCTACATTTCCATCGGGCTGTGCATCTTCTTCATCTGCTTATGGTTCATCTACACCTTCTACATGCGCTCATACCTGGCCAAGCGGATCGTCACTCCTCACCCCTCTGACAAAATCCTCCATCCCAATAGCACCAGTGCCGCTGTGTCTCCTGACAGGTTCTGGGGCTCCTACAGGCCTCAGGTGTATTTTGGAATGAAAACAAGGAGCCCCAAGTCAATTGTGACCG GGCTGATGTGGATGCGTCAGGATGGTGGGGGCGACGTGAACCTGCGGCACACCTGTGAACAGGGCGACCGGCTGCAGAGCTACGGCTGGCTGATGCACGATGGAGTGAGCTTCGGCATCCAGGAGATCAGAGACACCGATTTCACCCTGACCACAGAGTTTGTCAAGAGGACGGGAGGAGAGCATGGGGGAGACTGGACCTGGAGGGTGACAGCCAAGCAGCAG AGCTCGACGCCCCAGGCTCCAGTGATCTCCCTGCTGTTCTATGTGGCGACGGACTCTCAGGGCTCTCTGCAGGCCCATGTTGGGGAGAAAAACCACCTGGGCTCTGTCACAGGCTTCTCCGAAGAGCTGGGACACTTCAAACTCACTTTCCGCAAGCCTGCAGCTGGAGAGACTGCCGGTGCCAAGTATGCCAG CTATAATCACCTGAAGACTGTCAGCCCAGGATTGGATAAGCTGACAGACATTGTGAAAAATAGCCTGGATGGAAGGTTTATCTACAATCCCCCATCTGGTGAGAAGCGGTACTACATCGCAGTGGATACGTACAAGCCCCCCTCCCTTCAACAGCAGCAGCGTGGTGAGACCAAGAAGGAGGGCGATTTCGCAGTGCACCAGGTGACTGTCCAGACGCCCTTCCAGATGGAGGTGCTGTTCGAGTCGGGCAGCTTCCGGGACCGGCCCAACCAGCTGGTGGGGGAGGTAATGACAGAGGAGCTGGAGAAAAGGAAGTCTGCTTTTGAAGTGAAGTTTGAGGAGACCTTTGGCCTCCAAAGACAAGGATACGCCCCGGCTCTGATTAAGTTTGGCAAAGCAGCCCTGAGCAACATGCTGGGCGGGATGGGCTACTTCTACGGTCAGTCAGTCGTTCAGTCGGTGTATAATGAGTACCCACTAGCTTACCCTGAAGGCCCCTTGTTTACTGCAGTCCCGTCCCGCTCCTTCTTCCCTAGGGGCTTCCTCTGGGATGAGGGCTTCCATCAGCTTCTCATCAGCAAGTGGGACCCCCAGATCACCAGGGAGTCACTGGCCCACTGGCTGGACCTGATGAACGTGGAGGGCTGGATTCCCCGGGAGCAGATTCTGGATGACGAGGCTCGCAGCAAAGTGCCAGCCGAGTTCATTGTGCAAAGGAACGAGAACGCCAACCCGCCCACGCTTTTCCTCGCCCTGCAGAAGCTGCTGGAGAGGGTCTCCGGCGTTTCGGAAGCAGATGGACAGGCACAGGAGCACACCAACGCCTTCCTCAGGCGGCTGTTCCCCAGACTCCAGACCTGGTTTGAGTGGTACAACACAACTCAAGCTGGGCCCCTCCCCAACTCCTACCGCTGGAGGGGCCGGGACAAGGACACCAACCTTTTCCTGAACCCCAAGACCCTCACCTCCGGCCTGGATGACTACCCCAGGGCCTCGCACCCGTCCCAGGATGAGAGGCATGTGGACCTGTATTGCTGGATGGCCCTGGCTTCTGGAATCATGGCTGACGTGGCCAAACTTCTTGGAGAGCCCCACCAAGAGTATGAAAGGATTTACCAGGTTCTGAGCGACAACTCCCTGCTTAGTGAGCTGCACTGGTCCGAGCAGCTCAAGGCTTTCTCCGACTATGGGAACCACACCCAAGCGGTGGTCCTCCAGAGGGAGAAGGTGTACGTGCCACCCGGACAGCCCAGGCACCAGTTCCCCGTGGCCAGGCTGGTACGCTCTGTCCGCAAGGCCCCCAAGCTCCAGTACGTCAATGCCTTGGGCTACGTGAACCTCTTCCCCTTCCTGCTGCAGATCCTGACGCCTGACTCGCCCAAGCTGGAGCACATCCTCAAGGACATGAGGGACGAACAGAAGCTGTGGACCCCATATGGCCTGCGATCCCTGTCCAAGTCTGACCCCCTCTACATGAAACGTAATACTGAACACGATGCCCCTTACTGGCGGGGCCCCATATGGATCAACATTAACTACCTGGCCATCCGAGCCCTGCACTACTACGCAAACTCCAAGGGGCCATATCGGGAAAAGGCAGCTGCTCTGTACCAGGACTTGAGGAAGAATATTATAGAGAATGTTAACAGGCAATACATGGAAACGGGCTATATCTGGGAACAGTACAGTGACATCACAGGACGGGGTCAAGGAAGCCATCCTTTCACTGGTTGGTCTGCTCTGTCTTTGTTAATTATGGCCGAGCAGTACTGA